In Candidatus Paceibacterota bacterium, the following are encoded in one genomic region:
- the secG gene encoding preprotein translocase subunit SecG gives MEIISIAQIILSVLLIVFILFQQKSGGGSAIFGSGGGGVSFKKRGPEKFLFYGTIVLSIIFFSLAIVNLII, from the coding sequence ATGGAAATTATATCTATCGCGCAAATTATTCTATCGGTTTTATTAATTGTTTTTATATTATTCCAGCAAAAAAGTGGCGGAGGTTCTGCTATTTTCGGCTCGGGCGGAGGCGGCGTTTCTTTTAAAAAAAGAGGACCAGAAAAATTCCTTTTCTATGGAACAATAGTTTTGTCTATAATATTTTTCTCTTTAGCAATAGTAAATCTAATAATATAA
- a CDS encoding GIY-YIG nuclease family protein: MPKEKKVTRDKASIIPMEPGVYFFYDKKGKLLYIGKSNNLKERVKNHFNQPAYRDNFFIKEVNKVGYIPLSSEVEALILESQLIKKKEPKFNVLFRDDKKYFYVGITHENWPRIFLTHQPQNKKEYIGPFTDGSSLKEVLKILRKIFPYRSCTNLPKKSCLWYDLLRCPAPCLIEKEKKVREKLHKQTKGRQKEYKNNIKKIKEVLEGKRQKVLKDFRKEMQELAKKEEFEKASVIRDKTEALSQIFSHKTIFDNQKVNQEIKNEGEILKIALGLSKIPRRIEGYDVSNIKSKEMVGATVVFNLNKNGKYSPNKKEYRLFKIKTIQKQNDVACLKEIISRRFEHNEWKMPDLVYIDGGKAQFNAANKTIQQTIQNRKLTVIPVISLAKRTNILYTNIFDSPISIDKLENIAKMTILRLRDESHRFAISYHKKLRKKSFGV, from the coding sequence ATGCCAAAAGAAAAAAAAGTAACTAGAGATAAAGCCTCAATAATCCCAATGGAGCCTGGCGTTTATTTTTTTTATGATAAAAAAGGAAAATTGCTTTATATTGGTAAATCAAATAATTTGAAAGAAAGAGTAAAAAATCATTTCAATCAACCAGCTTACAGGGACAATTTTTTTATAAAAGAAGTAAATAAAGTCGGCTATATTCCCCTATCTTCCGAGGTTGAAGCACTTATATTAGAAAGTCAGTTAATAAAAAAGAAAGAACCAAAGTTTAATGTACTTTTCCGCGATGACAAAAAATATTTTTATGTTGGAATAACCCATGAAAACTGGCCAAGAATTTTTTTAACGCACCAACCACAAAATAAAAAGGAATATATTGGTCCTTTCACTGACGGATCTTCCCTAAAAGAAGTACTGAAAATTTTGAGAAAAATATTTCCATACAGATCTTGTACAAATTTACCAAAAAAATCGTGCCTTTGGTATGACCTTTTAAGATGTCCCGCTCCCTGCCTTATAGAAAAAGAAAAAAAAGTAAGAGAAAAACTTCATAAACAAACAAAAGGGAGACAAAAAGAATATAAAAATAATATCAAAAAGATAAAAGAAGTCCTTGAGGGGAAAAGACAGAAAGTGCTAAAAGACTTTAGAAAAGAAATGCAAGAACTTGCGAAAAAAGAAGAATTTGAAAAAGCATCAGTCATAAGAGATAAAACAGAAGCGCTTTCTCAAATTTTCTCTCATAAAACAATATTTGACAATCAAAAAGTTAACCAAGAAATAAAAAACGAAGGGGAAATATTAAAAATAGCTTTGGGTTTGTCAAAAATCCCAAGAAGAATTGAGGGCTATGATGTCTCGAATATTAAATCAAAAGAGATGGTGGGAGCAACGGTTGTTTTTAATTTAAATAAAAACGGAAAATATTCTCCAAATAAAAAAGAATATCGCCTCTTTAAAATAAAAACCATTCAAAAACAAAACGATGTTGCTTGTCTTAAAGAAATAATATCGCGAAGATTTGAGCACAATGAATGGAAAATGCCCGATTTGGTTTATATCGATGGAGGAAAAGCACAATTCAATGCCGCAAATAAAACAATTCAACAAACAATCCAAAATAGAAAATTAACGGTTATCCCCGTAATATCTCTTGCAAAGAGGACAAATATTTTGTATACTAATATCTTTGATTCTCCAATTTCTATTGACAAATTAGAAAATATAGCTAAAATGACTATTCTTCGTTTAAGAGACGAATCTCATAGGTTTGCTATATCCTATCATAAAAAGTTAAGGAAAAAATCTTTTGGGGTTTAA
- the uvrA gene encoding excinuclease ABC subunit UvrA — MKENLIKIRGAKVHNLKNINVDIPRNKLVVITGLSGSGKSSLAFDTLYAEGQRRYVESLSAYARQFLGIMEKPDADKIEGISPAIAIDQKTISKNPRSTVGTITEIYDYLRLLFSRVGIPYCPKCKRKIQGQTIDQIVNRILTLNGDIVILGPVLQQKKGEHRALIEEIERQGFINLRIDGNYISVEEATKKELNKNKKHTIEVIVDKLTVLNLSPQKNSESFKEQRSRIADSVETALKIGKGITVINYKDRDIIFSERFACSHCGISLPEIEPRLFSFNSPIGACSSCYGLGEKLEVDPDLVVPNKDLSLAEGTIQPWSRASHKVGRQGWFWKKQEELADNYNFSVDTPFKDLKKEEQNIILYGNGEGGWMAEGVIPWLERRWRETESDAAREEIEQYMRVKICPDCQGKRLKLEVLAIKIEGKSIDDIAKMNIEKAIIFFSSLNKKLNETQLKIASSILKEILNRLKFLSDVGLDYLTLERKGGTLAGGEAQRIRLATQIGSKLTGVTYILDEPSIGLHERDQKRLISSLKELRNLGNTVIVVEHDPQTILAADWVIDMGPGAGKEGGKIIFEGTPKQILRAKTLTGKYLSGKLKVQINKINNKQQITNNKQRYLILKGAKEHNLKNIDVNFPLEKFICITGVSGSGKSTLLNDTLAKALMRNFYHSKEEPGEFSRLSGIENLKRASIVDQSPIGRTPRSNPVTYTGTFNHIREIFSNTEEAKIRGYKPGRFSFNVKGGRCEACQGQGFKKVEMYFLPDIYVECEECHGKRYNKEVLEIRYKDKNIAEVLEMTVEEALTFFRKYPTLERKLKTLKDVGLSYIHLGQPAPTLSGGEAQRVKLAEELSKTESGNTLYILDEPTVGLHADDVKKLLFILRRLVERGNTVIIIEHNLDVIKNADWVIDLGPEGGEKGGEIVAEGPVSKIKKSAKSWTGKYLKK, encoded by the coding sequence ATGAAAGAAAATCTAATTAAAATCCGTGGTGCAAAAGTTCATAATTTAAAAAACATAAATGTTGATATTCCACGGAATAAACTTGTTGTAATAACTGGACTTTCGGGGTCTGGTAAATCTTCTCTTGCTTTTGATACATTATACGCCGAAGGACAACGAAGATATGTTGAAAGTTTGTCGGCATACGCAAGACAGTTTTTGGGTATTATGGAAAAACCAGACGCTGATAAAATCGAAGGAATTTCTCCTGCTATTGCAATCGATCAAAAGACTATTTCTAAAAACCCCCGCTCAACTGTCGGCACAATTACAGAAATCTATGATTATCTGCGACTCTTATTTTCAAGAGTTGGGATACCCTATTGCCCAAAATGCAAAAGAAAAATTCAGGGCCAGACGATAGATCAAATTGTAAACAGGATATTAACCCTTAACGGAGATATCGTAATTTTAGGACCCGTTCTACAACAAAAAAAAGGTGAACACAGAGCACTAATCGAAGAGATTGAAAGACAAGGTTTTATAAATTTAAGAATAGACGGAAATTATATCTCAGTTGAAGAGGCCACAAAGAAAGAGCTTAACAAAAACAAAAAGCATACAATAGAAGTTATCGTAGATAAACTTACTGTTTTAAATCTAAGTCCTCAAAAAAATAGTGAAAGCTTTAAAGAACAAAGATCAAGAATCGCTGATTCTGTAGAAACTGCTCTTAAAATCGGAAAAGGGATTACGGTAATAAATTACAAAGATAGAGATATTATTTTTTCAGAACGATTTGCATGTTCTCACTGTGGTATCTCGCTCCCCGAAATCGAACCAAGGCTTTTTTCTTTCAACTCACCTATTGGCGCTTGTTCTTCCTGTTATGGTCTTGGTGAAAAATTGGAAGTTGACCCTGATCTTGTTGTACCAAACAAGGATCTTTCATTGGCAGAAGGAACAATACAACCCTGGTCAAGAGCTTCTCATAAAGTAGGCAGGCAAGGTTGGTTTTGGAAAAAACAAGAAGAACTTGCCGATAATTACAATTTTTCTGTAGACACCCCATTTAAAGACTTAAAAAAAGAAGAGCAAAATATAATTCTTTATGGCAACGGAGAAGGTGGCTGGATGGCGGAGGGTGTTATTCCTTGGCTTGAGAGAAGATGGCGAGAAACTGAAAGTGATGCTGCAAGAGAAGAAATTGAACAATATATGAGAGTTAAAATTTGTCCAGATTGCCAAGGTAAAAGATTAAAACTAGAGGTGCTTGCAATAAAAATAGAAGGGAAATCAATTGACGATATAGCAAAAATGAATATTGAAAAAGCAATTATCTTTTTTAGTAGCCTGAATAAAAAACTTAACGAAACACAGCTCAAAATAGCCTCTTCGATATTAAAAGAAATATTAAATAGATTAAAATTTTTAAGCGATGTTGGACTTGATTATTTAACGCTCGAGAGAAAAGGAGGAACTTTGGCAGGCGGAGAAGCACAGCGAATTCGTCTTGCAACACAAATTGGTTCAAAATTAACTGGTGTCACTTATATCTTAGATGAACCCTCAATAGGGCTCCATGAAAGAGATCAAAAACGGCTAATCTCAAGCTTAAAAGAATTAAGAAATTTAGGAAATACGGTAATCGTTGTAGAACACGATCCTCAAACAATATTAGCGGCTGATTGGGTAATTGATATGGGACCTGGTGCCGGGAAAGAAGGAGGCAAGATAATTTTTGAGGGAACCCCAAAACAAATTTTGAGAGCAAAAACTTTAACTGGTAAATATCTTTCGGGAAAATTAAAAGTACAAATAAACAAAATAAATAACAAACAACAAATAACAAACAACAAACAAAGATATTTAATCTTAAAGGGCGCGAAAGAACACAATCTTAAAAATATTGATGTCAATTTTCCTTTAGAAAAATTCATTTGTATCACAGGAGTTTCTGGTTCTGGCAAGTCCACGCTTTTAAATGATACTTTGGCAAAAGCGCTGATGAGAAATTTTTACCACTCCAAAGAAGAACCGGGCGAGTTCTCAAGATTATCGGGAATTGAAAATTTAAAAAGAGCTTCTATTGTTGATCAGTCCCCCATTGGAAGAACCCCAAGGTCAAATCCGGTAACCTATACTGGAACTTTTAATCATATAAGAGAAATATTTTCAAATACAGAGGAAGCAAAAATAAGGGGCTATAAGCCCGGAAGGTTTTCTTTCAACGTTAAAGGCGGAAGGTGTGAAGCGTGCCAGGGACAGGGATTTAAAAAAGTTGAGATGTATTTTTTACCAGACATCTATGTCGAGTGTGAAGAATGTCATGGGAAAAGATACAATAAAGAAGTTTTAGAGATAAGATATAAAGATAAAAATATCGCCGAAGTTCTTGAAATGACAGTTGAAGAAGCTTTAACTTTCTTCAGAAAATATCCTACGCTTGAAAGAAAACTAAAGACGCTGAAGGACGTTGGGCTTTCATATATCCATTTGGGACAGCCCGCCCCTACACTTTCTGGAGGCGAGGCCCAAAGAGTAAAGCTAGCAGAAGAACTTTCAAAGACCGAAAGCGGAAACACGCTTTATATCTTGGACGAGCCAACTGTAGGACTTCATGCAGATGACGTTAAAAAATTACTTTTTATTTTAAGAAGGTTGGTTGAAAGGGGCAATACCGTTATTATAATTGAACATAATCTGGATGTTATAAAAAACGCTGACTGGGTAATTGACTTGGGCCCTGAAGGCGGAGAGAAAGGAGGCGAAATTGTTGCAGAAGGTCCTGTCTCTAAAATAAAAAAATCCGCCAAAAGTTGGACGGGAAAGTATTTAAAAAAATAA